The Streptomyces sp. NBC_01775 genome includes a region encoding these proteins:
- the aroA gene encoding 3-phosphoshikimate 1-carboxyvinyltransferase: MHLLVKGARRPLTGEVRVPNSKYHAHRALILASLAEGTSVVRGLSDARHVQYTVRFLRGLGTRVEVDGDSFVVHGGPYRPRRSAVSAGSSGTTLYFMIGLASLAERPVTVTGQKYFKRRPVGPLLDALRGMGVGLESADGCPPVHVRPERPTGGHVRIAGTLSQWISGLILLAPFATGSTVIEVEGELNERPYLELTVAMMRQFGLAVDVSEDWRRFETEGGQRATPAELTMPPDIGSAAFGIAAAALHPSDLLLRGMNRLHGSPADHPEAHFLDLVQAMGIPLELDPAGRGVRIRHDGIDLKGVEVDCREVPDMLPVLAALGTFAQGETVFRHVAHTRLKESDRAAAMLQLNSMGGELELEGETLRVAGGAKRLVGTRLSSFNDHRVLMSLAVAASRASGRTTLTYPHAYRISYPAFLESMNTLGIPMTVEGGRGAVAEGGGPMVAEGGRRTAAEGKRATGRARQAPDVSRPDEAATHTLPELVARRAGSDPDGTALVDVRACGSTSLTWSALHERGEHIAALLLRLGVQPGEAVAFQLPNRAEFTAIALACVRVRALCCPIMPIFRERETAFILRRSGARVLPLPGEFRGRRHAAEIAALAAEGFADSAGRDTGRLEHVVVLPRESGPAEVPATAGTADRIQWHDWESALAATPLDEEALTSRVPSSEDLTQLLFTSGTTGEPKGVLQRSEALTRAASMEIRHLGLTGADTVWIPSPLAHQTGFLYGMWLALVLGVPQIVQAEWHAGLALKSLREHRATFVQAATPFLTDLLRAVEDGERAPQDLRIFVATGATVPRGPAERAGRVLGTTVLGAFGSTETCLAAIDAAGFLRITGRVKDVINRGGEKIPVAEVEQLLHDHPAVADVAVVAMPDERLGERACAFVVLEDDGAGLEFEEMQKYLDAHQVAKQYWPERLEILAGALPRNEAGKIQKFRLRERARGLRPQRQETDRALDPSTAGLGSGLGSSTTGLGSSTAGLGSSTETENIK; the protein is encoded by the coding sequence ATGCACCTTCTTGTCAAAGGGGCCCGCCGGCCGCTGACCGGTGAGGTCCGCGTCCCCAACTCCAAGTACCACGCGCACCGCGCCCTGATCCTCGCCTCTCTCGCCGAGGGCACCAGCGTGGTACGTGGCCTGTCCGACGCCCGGCATGTGCAGTACACGGTGCGGTTCCTGCGCGGGCTCGGCACGCGCGTCGAGGTTGACGGCGACTCCTTCGTCGTACACGGCGGCCCCTATCGGCCCCGCCGCTCCGCCGTCTCCGCGGGCAGCTCGGGCACCACCTTGTACTTCATGATCGGGCTGGCCTCGCTCGCCGAGCGGCCGGTGACCGTGACGGGGCAGAAGTACTTCAAGCGCCGCCCCGTCGGCCCCCTGCTGGACGCGCTGCGCGGCATGGGTGTCGGACTGGAGTCGGCCGACGGCTGTCCCCCCGTCCATGTCCGGCCCGAGCGGCCCACCGGCGGGCACGTCCGCATCGCCGGCACTCTCTCACAGTGGATCTCCGGGCTGATCCTGCTCGCGCCGTTCGCGACAGGGTCCACCGTCATCGAGGTCGAGGGCGAGCTGAACGAACGGCCCTACCTGGAGCTGACCGTCGCCATGATGCGGCAGTTCGGGCTGGCCGTGGACGTCTCCGAGGACTGGCGGCGCTTCGAGACCGAGGGCGGCCAGCGGGCAACCCCGGCCGAGCTGACGATGCCGCCCGACATCGGCTCGGCCGCCTTCGGGATCGCCGCCGCCGCGCTCCACCCCTCCGACCTGCTGCTGCGCGGCATGAACAGGCTGCACGGCAGCCCCGCCGACCATCCCGAGGCGCACTTCCTCGACCTCGTCCAGGCCATGGGCATCCCCCTGGAGCTGGACCCGGCCGGGCGCGGCGTCCGCATCCGGCACGACGGTATCGACCTCAAGGGCGTCGAGGTCGACTGCCGCGAGGTGCCCGACATGCTGCCGGTGCTGGCCGCGCTCGGCACCTTCGCGCAGGGCGAGACCGTCTTCCGGCACGTCGCCCACACCCGCCTCAAGGAGTCCGACCGCGCCGCCGCCATGCTCCAGCTCAACTCCATGGGTGGCGAACTGGAGCTGGAGGGCGAGACGTTGCGGGTCGCCGGCGGGGCCAAGCGGCTCGTCGGCACCCGGCTGTCCTCCTTCAACGACCACCGGGTGCTGATGTCCCTGGCCGTGGCCGCCTCCCGCGCCTCCGGCCGCACCACGCTCACCTACCCCCACGCGTACCGGATCTCCTACCCGGCCTTCCTGGAATCGATGAACACCCTCGGCATCCCCATGACCGTCGAGGGCGGCAGAGGTGCGGTCGCCGAAGGCGGCGGGCCCATGGTCGCCGAGGGCGGCAGACGTACAGCCGCCGAGGGCAAGCGCGCTACCGGACGTGCTCGGCAGGCCCCGGACGTATCCCGGCCCGACGAGGCCGCCACCCACACGCTGCCCGAACTGGTCGCCCGCCGTGCCGGGTCCGACCCCGACGGCACCGCGCTCGTCGACGTACGGGCCTGCGGCAGCACCTCGCTCACCTGGTCCGCGCTCCACGAGCGCGGCGAGCACATCGCCGCGCTGTTGCTGCGGCTCGGGGTCCAGCCCGGCGAGGCCGTCGCCTTCCAACTGCCCAACCGCGCGGAGTTCACCGCCATCGCCCTGGCCTGCGTGCGGGTGCGGGCCCTGTGCTGCCCCATCATGCCGATCTTCCGCGAGCGCGAGACGGCGTTCATACTGCGCCGCTCCGGCGCCCGAGTGCTGCCGCTGCCCGGGGAGTTCCGCGGCAGACGGCACGCCGCCGAGATCGCCGCGCTGGCCGCCGAGGGCTTCGCGGACAGCGCCGGGAGGGACACCGGCAGGCTCGAACACGTCGTGGTCCTGCCCAGGGAGAGCGGGCCCGCCGAGGTGCCCGCCACCGCCGGGACCGCGGACCGCATCCAGTGGCACGACTGGGAGTCCGCACTCGCCGCCACGCCCCTGGACGAGGAAGCGCTCACGTCCCGCGTTCCCAGCTCTGAAGACCTCACCCAGCTCCTGTTCACCTCTGGTACCACCGGCGAGCCCAAGGGCGTCCTCCAGCGCTCCGAAGCGCTCACCCGCGCCGCGTCCATGGAGATCCGCCACCTCGGGCTCACCGGCGCCGACACCGTCTGGATCCCCTCACCGCTCGCCCACCAGACCGGCTTCCTCTACGGCATGTGGCTCGCGCTCGTCCTCGGCGTCCCGCAGATCGTGCAGGCCGAGTGGCACGCGGGCCTGGCACTGAAGTCGCTGCGCGAGCACCGGGCGACCTTCGTCCAGGCCGCCACACCCTTCCTGACGGACCTCCTACGCGCCGTCGAGGACGGCGAGCGGGCGCCCCAGGACCTGCGGATCTTCGTGGCCACCGGCGCCACCGTGCCGCGCGGGCCGGCCGAGCGCGCCGGCCGGGTGCTGGGCACCACCGTGCTGGGCGCCTTCGGCTCCACCGAGACTTGCCTGGCGGCCATCGACGCCGCCGGCTTCCTGCGGATCACCGGACGGGTCAAGGACGTCATCAACAGGGGCGGCGAGAAGATCCCCGTCGCCGAGGTCGAACAGCTGCTGCACGACCACCCGGCTGTCGCCGACGTGGCCGTCGTCGCCATGCCGGACGAGCGGCTCGGTGAACGCGCCTGCGCCTTCGTCGTTCTCGAAGACGACGGCGCCGGGCTGGAGTTCGAGGAAATGCAGAAGTATCTCGACGCCCATCAGGTGGCCAAGCAGTACTGGCCCGAGCGCCTGGAGATCCTCGCGGGAGCGCTGCCCCGCAACGAGGCCGGAAAGATCCAGAAGTTCCGGCTGCGGGAGCGGGCACGCGGCCTGCGCCCGCAGCGCCAGGAGACAGACCGGGCGCTGGACCCCAGCACCGCCGGGCTCGGCTCCGGGCTCGGTTCCAGCACCACCGGGCTCGGCTCCAGCACCGCCGGGCTCGGCTCCAGCACCGAAACGGAGAACATCAAGTGA
- a CDS encoding YchJ family protein, with amino-acid sequence MSRRKPSRAARADSGARRAPRQGGGRVGGAPDPAAPCPCGRTAYGQCCGRFHGGGAAAGTAEELMRSRYAAFALGDPAYLLRTWHPDTRPARLDLADGLRWTGLEILATSGGSAFHGEGTVTFRAHYAGADGESGTQSEHSRFVRHEGAWVYVDGN; translated from the coding sequence ATGTCCCGACGCAAGCCCTCCCGCGCAGCCCGAGCCGACAGCGGGGCCCGGCGCGCCCCGCGACAAGGCGGCGGCAGGGTCGGCGGCGCCCCCGATCCGGCGGCTCCCTGCCCCTGTGGCCGCACCGCCTACGGGCAGTGCTGCGGACGGTTCCACGGGGGAGGCGCGGCGGCAGGCACCGCTGAGGAGCTGATGCGCTCCCGCTACGCCGCCTTCGCGCTGGGCGACCCGGCCTATCTGCTGCGCACCTGGCATCCGGACACCCGCCCCGCGCGGCTCGACCTCGCCGACGGGCTGCGATGGACGGGGCTGGAGATCCTTGCCACGTCCGGCGGCAGCGCGTTCCACGGCGAGGGCACCGTCACCTTCCGGGCCCACTACGCCGGGGCTGACGGGGAGTCCGGCACCCAGAGCGAGCACAGCCGCTTCGTACGCCACGAGGGCGCCTGGGTCTACGTCGACGGGAACTGA
- a CDS encoding TOMM precursor leader peptide-binding protein, producing the protein MTATGESAREGVLPATGGDFEAPSSLRVRSEVVRLCGDVPLGRWALGRLGEAPCPGAHARRWLACVREDLSRPGEMADAFAEAEAGATASDGVWLSLVWEPGALLVGPVGQPGRPGCPRCARLRRHRNLPRPEGTSAGPGPYPLAPPAPAVAALTGALLAEELAALEGSALEEPALEEPAAPATPRERPRTRGALLRIGTERGGITRHPVLPDPECPHCGPLLPEAERAPVLAPVPLGTPGRLRELSGEEVARVAAGYVDPCTGVVHEVVERSGGGRPVAVAVRDPARAMPVTYHGYGHGDDFRVASSAAVLEALERLGGLPTPHGREHRGPTASYREVAGSAVYPPSLGLHPDASYDRPGFPYVRWSASRRIDWTWGRSLTLDRPVLVPASLVHYADPSPAGPRFVQEVSNGCALGASTTEAALHALLEVAERDAFLAAWYARLPLARIDLGSAADRRIPLLAAWARERAGCELMAFDATLEQGIPAVWVMSVAGPGAVGQPAVVCGAAARPCVEDALVAALDELVCTLLAPPAFAVDRAAAMLEDPYAVRSMGDHELLYSHPVARERLSFLRVDGERAALPALAAAHPWPGHTDLAAQVAELVRRYEADGMEVIVVDQTRPEHRAGGLRCVKVLVPGTLPMTFGHAARRVEGLSRVRTLPRTLGLRADALAEEEINPHPHPFP; encoded by the coding sequence GTGACCGCGACCGGCGAGTCAGCCAGGGAGGGCGTTCTCCCGGCAACAGGCGGGGACTTCGAGGCGCCATCCAGCCTCCGCGTCCGCTCCGAGGTAGTACGGCTGTGCGGGGACGTGCCACTCGGCCGCTGGGCGCTGGGGCGGCTCGGGGAAGCGCCTTGCCCCGGCGCGCACGCCCGTCGCTGGCTGGCGTGTGTGCGCGAGGACCTGTCACGACCGGGTGAAATGGCCGACGCCTTCGCGGAGGCCGAGGCGGGCGCCACCGCTTCGGACGGCGTCTGGCTGTCCCTCGTGTGGGAGCCGGGTGCCCTGCTGGTGGGTCCCGTCGGGCAGCCGGGCCGGCCCGGCTGCCCCCGCTGCGCGCGGCTGCGGCGGCACCGCAACCTCCCCCGCCCCGAGGGGACGAGCGCGGGCCCGGGTCCCTACCCGCTCGCGCCTCCGGCCCCCGCCGTGGCGGCACTGACCGGCGCCCTCCTCGCCGAGGAGTTGGCGGCACTGGAGGGGTCGGCACTGGAGGAGCCCGCGCTGGAGGAGCCGGCGGCGCCGGCCACCCCGCGCGAGCGCCCCCGCACGCGGGGCGCCCTGCTGCGGATCGGCACCGAGCGGGGCGGTATCACCCGGCATCCGGTGTTGCCCGACCCCGAGTGCCCCCACTGCGGACCGCTGCTGCCGGAAGCGGAGAGGGCCCCGGTCCTGGCGCCGGTCCCCCTCGGCACGCCGGGCCGGCTGCGCGAGCTGTCGGGCGAGGAGGTGGCCCGGGTGGCGGCCGGGTACGTGGACCCGTGCACCGGCGTGGTGCACGAGGTGGTGGAGCGGTCCGGAGGCGGGCGGCCGGTGGCGGTTGCGGTGCGTGATCCGGCGAGGGCAATGCCCGTCACGTATCACGGGTACGGCCACGGGGACGACTTCCGTGTGGCCTCCTCCGCCGCCGTCCTGGAGGCCCTGGAGCGGCTCGGCGGTCTGCCGACCCCGCACGGGCGGGAGCACAGGGGGCCGACCGCCTCCTATCGGGAGGTGGCGGGCAGCGCGGTGTATCCGCCGTCCCTCGGGCTGCATCCGGACGCGTCCTACGACCGGCCGGGCTTCCCGTATGTGCGCTGGTCGGCCTCCCGCCGCATCGACTGGACGTGGGGCCGCTCGCTCACCCTGGACCGCCCCGTACTGGTGCCCGCTTCGCTGGTGCACTACGCGGACCCGTCACCGGCCGGACCCCGCTTCGTGCAGGAGGTCTCCAACGGGTGTGCGCTGGGGGCGAGTACGACGGAGGCGGCGTTGCACGCGCTGTTGGAGGTGGCCGAGCGGGACGCGTTCCTGGCCGCCTGGTACGCGCGCCTGCCGCTGGCCCGTATCGACCTCGGCTCGGCGGCCGACCGCCGGATTCCGCTGCTGGCCGCCTGGGCGCGCGAGCGGGCCGGGTGCGAGCTGATGGCGTTCGACGCGACGCTGGAGCAGGGGATTCCGGCGGTGTGGGTGATGTCGGTCGCGGGTCCCGGGGCCGTGGGGCAGCCCGCGGTGGTGTGCGGGGCCGCGGCACGGCCGTGCGTGGAGGACGCGCTGGTGGCGGCCCTCGACGAGCTGGTGTGCACGCTGCTGGCACCGCCCGCGTTCGCCGTGGACCGGGCCGCAGCGATGCTGGAGGATCCCTACGCGGTGCGATCGATGGGCGACCACGAACTGCTGTACTCCCACCCCGTGGCCCGGGAGCGGCTCTCGTTCCTGCGGGTGGACGGGGAACGTGCGGCGCTGCCCGCACTGGCGGCGGCGCATCCGTGGCCGGGACACACCGATCTGGCGGCGCAGGTGGCCGAGTTGGTGCGCAGGTACGAGGCGGATGGCATGGAGGTGATCGTGGTGGACCAGACCCGCCCCGAGCACCGGGCCGGCGGGCTGCGCTGTGTGAAGGTGCTGGTGCCGGGGACGCTGCCGATGACGTTCGGCCACGCGGCGCGGCGTGTTGAGGGGCTCTCGCGGGTCCGGACGCTGCCCCGCACGCTCGGGCTGCGCGCGGACGCGCTGGCGGAGGAGGAGATCAACCCCCATCCGCACCCCTTCCCCTGA
- a CDS encoding class I SAM-dependent methyltransferase, with protein MTALGVPRPRGWLLPAAAEDPHAGDPTTGDAFGRAVADCWRTGAAPGRTFEVMEVDDGDVHVGDVATFYFPDPAEVPELERQVCLRATGRVLDAACRAGSRAVWLAGQETVDAVTGVEFSPGAVKLARERGVAAYLGSILELPAGVGPFDTVVLAGEGQGVLGNAALAPEALRNLAGVAAPGAVLLYEGLDPYQAFPAFRGPRLERNRARGRLPGTLRIRSRYRELSTPWFDYLYCSAEEFTGLVDGTGWGVRSVESDGVFYLVTLQLMV; from the coding sequence GTGACGGCCCTCGGCGTACCCCGCCCGCGCGGCTGGCTGCTGCCCGCGGCGGCCGAGGACCCGCACGCGGGCGACCCCACGACCGGCGACGCCTTCGGCCGGGCGGTGGCCGACTGCTGGCGCACCGGCGCGGCGCCCGGCCGCACATTCGAGGTCATGGAGGTCGACGACGGCGATGTGCACGTCGGGGACGTGGCCACGTTCTACTTCCCCGACCCGGCCGAGGTGCCCGAGTTGGAGCGGCAGGTGTGCCTACGTGCCACGGGCCGTGTCCTGGACGCCGCCTGCCGGGCGGGCAGCAGGGCCGTCTGGCTGGCCGGCCAGGAGACCGTCGACGCCGTTACCGGCGTCGAATTCTCGCCCGGCGCCGTGAAACTGGCGCGCGAGAGGGGCGTCGCCGCGTACCTGGGCAGCATCCTCGAACTGCCCGCCGGGGTGGGCCCGTTCGACACCGTCGTGCTCGCCGGTGAGGGGCAGGGCGTCCTCGGCAACGCGGCGCTGGCACCCGAAGCCCTGCGCAATCTCGCCGGGGTCGCGGCCCCGGGTGCCGTACTGCTCTACGAGGGGCTGGACCCCTATCAGGCGTTCCCCGCCTTCCGCGGGCCCCGGCTGGAACGTAATCGCGCGCGGGGCCGGCTGCCGGGGACCCTGCGCATCAGGAGCCGCTACCGGGAGTTGTCGACGCCGTGGTTCGACTACCTGTACTGCTCGGCCGAGGAGTTCACCGGGCTGGTGGACGGGACCGGGTGGGGGGTGCGGAGCGTGGAGAGCGACGGGGTCTTCTACCTCGTGACACTGCAACTGATGGTTTGA
- a CDS encoding FAD-binding oxidoreductase: MNGYGTLSAVPPAASWTALRHGLAGELLLPEESGYGAARRTADARHDAARPAAVVRCASEHDIAESLRFARRYGARVHTRAGGHCFAGFSTGPGLVLDVSPLNDVEVDVPGARVHCGAGLRTGAFAEALDAHDRAVPTGLCPTVGVTGLTLGGGMGTTGRRYGYALDSLTSARVVLADGHTVTCDTERHPGLFWALRGGGPLFPGVVASLSFRTRAEEPVTDFLLGWPAECRARVLTAWQEWAPGAPDRLSSMAGITAGETWDGLPPAAVGGSWLGECADLEHQLSALVAAVGRGPDTYTTASHGQRASLRFWGGSPRGRLPLILRRHDFFARTLPGSTARELIAVLERDLRPGESRNCDFEALGGAYNRVPEHATAMVHRSHLFGMLSQFRPGKGRPNRRAATAALDGLHTLVAPWASGYAYQNYAEADRADWRRTYYGANYPRLAAVREHYDPHGLFRVPFPAPPPALPEPPPLVRGTATAPASPSEGHRP, encoded by the coding sequence GTGAACGGATACGGAACGTTGTCAGCTGTGCCCCCGGCCGCCTCCTGGACGGCTCTGCGGCACGGCCTGGCGGGGGAGTTGCTGCTCCCCGAGGAGAGCGGATACGGCGCCGCGCGCCGCACGGCCGACGCCCGTCACGACGCGGCACGCCCCGCCGCCGTGGTGCGATGCGCCTCCGAGCACGACATCGCCGAGTCGCTCCGTTTCGCCCGCAGGTACGGCGCCCGTGTCCACACCCGCGCGGGCGGCCACTGCTTCGCCGGCTTCTCCACGGGCCCGGGACTGGTCCTCGACGTCTCCCCGCTGAACGACGTCGAGGTGGACGTCCCCGGCGCGCGCGTGCACTGCGGCGCGGGGCTGCGCACCGGGGCGTTCGCCGAGGCGCTCGACGCCCACGACAGGGCCGTACCCACCGGGCTGTGCCCCACCGTCGGCGTCACCGGGCTCACCCTCGGCGGCGGCATGGGCACCACCGGACGCCGCTACGGTTACGCCCTCGACAGCCTCACCTCGGCCCGCGTCGTCCTCGCCGACGGGCACACCGTCACGTGCGACACCGAGCGCCACCCCGGGCTGTTCTGGGCGCTGCGCGGCGGCGGCCCGCTCTTCCCCGGTGTTGTCGCCTCGCTCAGCTTCCGCACCCGAGCCGAGGAGCCCGTCACCGATTTCCTGCTCGGCTGGCCCGCGGAGTGCCGCGCCAGAGTGCTCACCGCCTGGCAGGAGTGGGCACCCGGGGCGCCCGACCGGCTCTCCAGCATGGCCGGTATCACCGCGGGCGAGACCTGGGACGGCCTCCCGCCCGCGGCCGTCGGCGGCTCCTGGCTGGGGGAGTGCGCCGACCTGGAGCACCAGTTGTCCGCGCTCGTCGCCGCCGTCGGGCGCGGTCCGGACACCTACACGACGGCGAGCCACGGACAGCGCGCCTCGCTGCGCTTCTGGGGCGGCTCGCCCCGGGGCAGGCTGCCGCTGATCCTGCGCCGCCACGACTTCTTCGCGCGCACCCTGCCCGGCAGCACCGCACGCGAGCTGATCGCCGTGCTGGAGCGCGACCTGCGCCCCGGCGAGAGCCGCAACTGCGACTTCGAGGCCCTGGGCGGCGCCTACAACCGCGTTCCCGAGCACGCCACCGCCATGGTGCACCGGAGCCATCTGTTCGGCATGCTCTCGCAGTTCAGGCCCGGCAAGGGGCGGCCCAACCGGCGCGCCGCCACCGCGGCACTGGACGGGCTGCACACCCTCGTCGCCCCCTGGGCCTCCGGGTACGCCTACCAGAACTACGCCGAGGCCGACCGTGCCGACTGGCGGCGTACCTACTACGGCGCCAACTACCCGCGCCTCGCGGCCGTACGGGAGCACTACGATCCGCACGGGCTCTTCCGCGTCCCCTTCCCCGCACCGCCCCCGGCGCTGCCCGAGCCCCCGCCCCTCGTCCGGGGCACCGCCACGGCGCCCGCGTCCCCGTCCGAAGGGCACCGCCCGTGA
- a CDS encoding N-acetyltransferase yields MTRKRLTVIEPARLVHLLSTSSCEVALPSEAPRLAAQVSYEPLWPRFLFAAPSMRLYRPLGELWPYSQLLLAEPGSGRLLGWLDTAPVFTDGGADGLPGIARGLPGGGRGLPGGWDDLMRRAVEGLRAGHAPDTLAMMSLSLLPAARGIGLGAAAIALARALASLLELRAVLAPVRPTLKAACPQVPMGEYMRRVRTDGLPADPWLRAHVRAGGRVAGVATASTVMEAPLEDWAAWGASLPPAGDGTIEGALSPLELLPDGRTARYTEPNVWVIHSAERFPAHP; encoded by the coding sequence GTGACCAGAAAGCGACTCACGGTAATTGAACCGGCACGGCTCGTACACCTGCTGTCCACCAGCTCCTGCGAGGTCGCGCTCCCGTCCGAGGCGCCCCGGCTCGCGGCGCAGGTCTCCTACGAGCCGCTGTGGCCCCGCTTCCTGTTCGCCGCGCCCAGCATGCGGCTCTACCGTCCGCTCGGCGAACTGTGGCCCTATTCCCAACTCCTGCTCGCCGAGCCGGGGTCCGGGCGGCTGCTGGGGTGGCTGGATACGGCACCCGTCTTCACGGACGGCGGCGCGGACGGGCTGCCGGGCATCGCAAGGGGGCTGCCGGGCGGCGGACGGGGGCTGCCGGGCGGCTGGGACGATCTGATGCGGCGTGCCGTCGAGGGGCTGCGTGCGGGGCACGCCCCGGACACGCTGGCCATGATGTCGCTGAGCCTGCTGCCCGCCGCGCGCGGCATCGGTCTGGGCGCCGCCGCCATCGCGCTCGCGCGCGCCCTCGCCTCCCTGCTGGAGCTGCGGGCCGTTCTCGCACCGGTGCGGCCCACGCTCAAGGCCGCCTGCCCGCAGGTGCCGATGGGCGAGTACATGCGCCGGGTGCGGACCGACGGACTCCCGGCCGACCCCTGGCTGCGCGCCCATGTGCGGGCCGGGGGCCGGGTGGCGGGCGTCGCGACGGCCTCCACGGTGATGGAGGCGCCGCTGGAGGACTGGGCCGCGTGGGGGGCCTCGCTTCCCCCGGCGGGCGACGGGACGATCGAGGGCGCGCTCTCCCCGCTGGAGTTGCTGCCCGACGGCAGAACGGCCCGCTACACCGAGCCCAACGTGTGGGTGATCCACTCCGCGGAACGCTTCCCCGCACACCCTTGA
- a CDS encoding tyrosine-type recombinase/integrase gives MPTVVRLPAGKALTVRIAADTFLDSLDNPNTLRSYSTGIGKTAERLGENRPLATIADDEIGEALEQLWGSAAVNTWNARRAAVLSWLGWCAERGYDGPVVPAWTKRLPPPDSDTPARSKMAIDRLIARRDVHLREKTLWRMLYETCARAEEVLGVNIEELDLAGRRAPVKPKGARPRTRRRGAPREDFVLETVFWDAGAARLLPRLIKGRTRAPVFVTHRKPGPGKVVRPRDVCPDTGLARLSYGQARAMLDAHTALAGVQGAGWDLHEWRHSGLTHLGEAGASLPMLMAKSRHKKPENVRRYFHPSAEAIAEVTSLLAPGDSRR, from the coding sequence GTGCCCACCGTCGTACGACTGCCCGCCGGGAAGGCGCTGACCGTACGGATCGCCGCAGACACGTTCCTCGACTCGCTCGACAACCCGAACACCCTCCGCAGCTACAGCACCGGGATCGGCAAGACCGCCGAACGCCTCGGCGAGAACCGGCCGCTCGCGACGATCGCGGATGACGAGATCGGCGAGGCCCTGGAACAGTTGTGGGGCAGCGCGGCGGTCAACACCTGGAACGCCCGTCGCGCGGCGGTGCTTTCCTGGCTGGGCTGGTGCGCCGAACGCGGCTACGACGGCCCTGTGGTCCCGGCCTGGACGAAGCGGCTGCCCCCACCGGACTCCGATACCCCGGCCAGGTCAAAGATGGCGATCGACCGGCTGATCGCCCGCCGTGACGTCCATCTTCGGGAGAAGACTCTGTGGCGGATGCTGTATGAGACGTGTGCGCGGGCGGAGGAGGTCCTCGGCGTCAACATTGAGGAGCTGGACCTGGCCGGCCGCCGAGCCCCGGTGAAGCCGAAGGGCGCCCGGCCTCGCACCCGGCGCCGGGGCGCCCCGCGCGAGGACTTCGTGCTGGAGACTGTGTTCTGGGACGCTGGCGCCGCCCGTCTTCTGCCCCGCCTGATCAAGGGCCGCACCCGCGCGCCGGTGTTCGTCACCCACCGCAAGCCGGGCCCCGGCAAGGTCGTCAGGCCGCGCGACGTCTGCCCGGACACCGGACTCGCGCGGCTGTCGTACGGGCAGGCTCGCGCCATGCTCGACGCTCATACGGCACTCGCCGGCGTGCAGGGCGCGGGCTGGGACCTGCACGAATGGCGCCACTCCGGGCTCACTCATCTCGGCGAGGCCGGAGCCAGCCTGCCGATGCTTATGGCCAAGTCACGGCACAAGAAGCCGGAGAACGTACGGCGCTATTTCCACCCCTCGGCGGAGGCAATCGCCGAGGTCACCAGCTTGCTTGCCCCTGGAGACAGTCGGCGCTGA
- a CDS encoding DUF1330 domain-containing protein, whose amino-acid sequence MPKGYWVSVYPTIEDPERLDVYNELAGLAVAAAGGRVLASIGSRVDAHEAGIAERVVLIEFDSFEQAVAARASAAYQEALAELPDGFERDFRIIEGLD is encoded by the coding sequence ATGCCCAAGGGCTACTGGGTCAGCGTCTACCCCACCATCGAGGACCCCGAGAGGCTTGATGTCTACAACGAACTGGCAGGTCTAGCCGTCGCGGCAGCGGGCGGGCGGGTGCTCGCCAGCATCGGCAGCCGGGTCGACGCACACGAAGCCGGAATCGCCGAGCGCGTCGTCCTGATCGAGTTCGACAGCTTCGAACAGGCCGTCGCCGCACGCGCGAGCGCGGCCTACCAGGAGGCGCTCGCCGAACTCCCCGACGGCTTCGAGCGCGACTTCCGCATCATCGAAGGCCTCGACTGA